In the Methanobrevibacter thaueri genome, one interval contains:
- a CDS encoding SIR2 family NAD-dependent protein deacylase, whose translation MERFVQRLDKAKEAIDEADYVIIGAGAGLSTAAGIDYGGDRHERYFKDFIEKYGFTDMYTSSFYRFETPEEQWAYWARHIFANRYDVGKTDVYTKLLRLVADKEYFVITTNVDHQFWLNGFGDERIFATQGDYGLLQCSKACHDKLYENEELVSELLENTSDCKVPSELVPYCPVCGEEMDVNLRKDNFFVEDAKWHEMSDKYYDFLNDIDGKFVFLEIGVGFNTPTIIRFPFEQMTYNNDDATLIRLNLDYPQAIEENKDKTISFDEDVEEILDYWLSRI comes from the coding sequence ATGGAACGTTTTGTGCAAAGACTGGATAAGGCCAAAGAGGCCATTGATGAAGCTGATTATGTAATCATTGGAGCGGGAGCTGGACTGTCAACCGCTGCAGGAATCGATTACGGTGGAGATAGACATGAGAGGTATTTCAAGGATTTCATTGAAAAGTATGGATTCACGGACATGTATACCTCATCATTCTACAGGTTTGAGACACCCGAGGAGCAGTGGGCCTATTGGGCAAGGCATATTTTTGCAAACAGATATGATGTCGGAAAAACCGATGTGTATACAAAACTGTTAAGGCTGGTTGCAGACAAGGAGTATTTTGTCATAACAACCAATGTGGACCATCAGTTTTGGCTAAATGGATTTGGGGACGAAAGGATTTTTGCAACCCAGGGTGATTACGGACTCCTGCAGTGCAGCAAGGCTTGTCACGATAAGCTGTATGAAAATGAGGAATTGGTCAGTGAGCTTCTGGAAAACACCTCCGACTGCAAGGTACCAAGTGAACTGGTTCCATATTGTCCTGTTTGCGGTGAGGAAATGGACGTTAACCTGAGAAAGGACAATTTCTTTGTTGAGGATGCCAAATGGCATGAGATGAGCGATAAGTATTATGATTTCCTGAATGACATTGATGGGAAGTTTGTGTTCCTTGAAATCGGCGTCGGATTCAACACCCCCACCATCATAAGGTTTCCTTTCGAACAGATGACCTACAATAATGATGATGCGACATTGATAAGACTTAACCTGGATTATCCACAGGCCATTGAAGAGAATAAGGATAAGACAATTAGCTTTGATGAGGATGTTGAGGAAATTCTTGATTACTGGCTATCAAGAATCTAG
- a CDS encoding phage holin family protein: MRYKNAIISSLKTVITTLLLVLSNMMAIIIVDYISADFTVGPFYNVLLIIIAFTVTNAILWPIFRRFLMKYIILTFGIGAIFLNSLMFYIATYFIPGVHVGFYGFWQVPIVIAIFTTFATNITNTSYYDNYIKTILKYALERKTPYKKKYPGVIMLEIDGLSINTLKKAIDKGFMPNLKSWIDEKTHTLKQWETDLSSQTGSSQAGILHGNNRDIVAYRWIEKENNNKLMVSGKLSQAPEIEERISNGEGLLVNGISIANMFSGDSQLSALTSSRLHSITRIYNKTLHTVFLESYNFQRIFVLFLWDILLELKSQIMHRLKNIRPRLRRTIVYAAIRAGANVVLREATTEILASEIFRGEIDTAYATFMGYDEIAHHSGVEDDDVWGVLKQIDAQFSRLESAIELADRDYKLLILSDHGQSNGATFKQRYGMTLGNYVRRLLPDDLKIYQSAYNIDHFRDALLPESRQLQTIKDHVETIRDDLFDEEGRIHNLRNEIQERKPAIIFENEQYQKLRERYSNSLEYITGHESIEHSTKKARDSELVVLGSGNLALIYLTQWKQRLTYEEIVMLFPDLIPGLINHPGVGFILIDSMMNGGMAIGKKGIYYLDTDKVVGENPLEGFGEHAAHHLRRENSFRNMPDIMVNSFYDSEKDEVCAFEELIGSHGGLGGNQSKPFILYPSEWEDPGDLIGSESIYRFLKKEIENLDS, translated from the coding sequence ATGAGATATAAAAACGCAATTATCTCCTCGTTAAAAACAGTGATTACCACACTTTTACTTGTCCTATCAAACATGATGGCAATTATTATAGTTGACTATATAAGTGCTGACTTTACTGTAGGGCCTTTTTATAACGTGTTGTTAATTATTATAGCGTTTACCGTTACAAATGCCATATTATGGCCGATTTTCAGGCGTTTCCTGATGAAATATATTATTTTAACATTCGGAATCGGCGCCATTTTCTTAAACTCATTGATGTTCTACATAGCCACATATTTCATTCCGGGAGTTCATGTCGGTTTCTATGGGTTTTGGCAGGTCCCCATCGTCATAGCGATATTCACCACATTTGCGACCAACATTACAAACACAAGTTACTATGACAATTATATTAAAACCATTTTAAAATATGCTCTTGAAAGGAAAACACCTTACAAGAAAAAATATCCCGGAGTCATAATGCTTGAAATTGATGGTCTGTCAATAAACACCCTTAAAAAAGCAATTGACAAGGGATTTATGCCTAATCTTAAAAGTTGGATTGATGAGAAAACCCATACATTAAAGCAATGGGAAACAGACCTCTCCTCACAGACCGGATCAAGTCAGGCAGGAATATTGCATGGAAACAACAGGGACATTGTGGCCTACAGATGGATAGAAAAGGAAAACAACAATAAGCTGATGGTTTCAGGAAAATTAAGCCAGGCACCTGAAATTGAAGAGAGAATAAGTAACGGTGAAGGTTTGCTTGTCAATGGAATAAGCATTGCAAATATGTTTTCAGGAGACAGCCAGCTGTCCGCCCTCACCTCCTCAAGACTGCATTCAATCACCAGAATCTACAACAAGACACTGCATACGGTATTTCTGGAGTCCTATAACTTTCAAAGAATATTCGTACTGTTCCTATGGGACATATTGCTTGAACTGAAGTCACAAATAATGCATAGATTGAAAAACATACGGCCCAGACTCAGAAGAACTATCGTTTATGCCGCAATCCGTGCGGGGGCGAATGTCGTTTTAAGGGAGGCTACAACAGAGATTCTGGCAAGTGAAATCTTCAGGGGCGAAATAGACACAGCCTATGCCACATTCATGGGTTATGACGAAATAGCACACCACTCAGGGGTTGAGGATGACGACGTCTGGGGCGTTTTAAAACAGATTGACGCCCAGTTTTCAAGACTGGAATCAGCGATTGAATTGGCAGACAGGGACTATAAATTGCTCATATTGTCAGACCACGGGCAAAGTAACGGCGCCACATTCAAGCAGAGATACGGAATGACATTGGGAAATTACGTGAGAAGGCTGCTTCCCGATGATTTGAAAATTTATCAGAGCGCATATAACATTGACCACTTTAGGGACGCATTGCTTCCGGAAAGCAGACAATTGCAGACAATCAAGGACCATGTTGAAACAATCCGTGACGATCTGTTCGATGAGGAAGGGCGCATCCATAATTTAAGAAATGAGATTCAGGAAAGAAAGCCTGCCATAATCTTTGAAAACGAACAGTACCAGAAATTGCGGGAAAGATATTCCAACAGCCTCGAATACATTACCGGACACGAAAGCATCGAGCACAGCACCAAAAAGGCCCGTGATTCGGAATTGGTTGTTTTGGGTTCCGGAAATCTGGCCCTGATTTACCTGACACAATGGAAACAGCGCCTGACCTACGAGGAGATAGTCATGCTATTCCCTGACCTGATTCCAGGCCTCATAAACCACCCCGGAGTCGGCTTTATTTTGATTGACTCAATGATGAATGGAGGCATGGCAATCGGCAAAAAGGGCATTTACTACCTGGACACCGACAAGGTGGTCGGTGAAAATCCTCTTGAGGGATTTGGAGAGCATGCCGCACACCACCTCAGACGTGAAAACTCATTCAGGAACATGCCGGACATCATGGTGAACAGCTTTTATGACTCAGAAAAAGATGAGGTCTGTGCCTTCGAGGAGTTAATTGGTTCCCATGGCGGCCTTGGAGGTAACCAAAGCAAACCGTTTATCCTATACCCTAGCGAATGGGAGGATCCCGGAGATTTGATCGGTTCGGAATCAATCTACAGATTCCTAAAAAAAGAAATTGAAAATCTAGATTCTTGA